The Desulfofundulus salinus genome includes the window GGGTACCGGGATCTGTTTGTTAGAGAAGCCGACAGGGTAGTGGATTATTTCTACAGCCATATTTTGCAGTTTCCCCACCTGAAAGAAATTATCGAGAGGCACAGCAATGTAGACAGGCTGATCCAGAAGAACAGGGAAGCTATTATGAAGATGCAGAAGATCAACGATGATAATCTATAGGGGGGCTTGCCATGGGATTGCAAAGTGAGGTGTTGTGCCGCCTGGCCGCGAGGGGCAGTTTGTTCCGGGTGTTGTTTCTTTCCATGATTGTGATGGGATTGCTTATCGGGGCGGTTTTCCCTTTTTTTATGGTAGCCCTGGGATTGCCCTCCGGAATGGTATTCCGGCCGTCGTTTTTTGGAGCCTGTGTACTGGCGGGGCTGCTCGTCGGAGAGATCAACTACCTGCTGGCTCGTTTCGTACTGGCCATTCCTTTAAAAAACCTGGCCGGGATGGCTGAACGGGTGGCCAGCGGTGATTTGAAAGACGGGGGCGACCTTTTTTGCAGCCGGGAATTATAAGGCGGGGTGACATGGTGGAAAAAGACGCAATTGGCCAACTAATCGGTTCGTTTGAACAAATGCGCCGAAACTTGGCCCACCTGATCGGCGAAGTTGCGGAAGAGGCCAGGAAGGCATCGGAGCTGGCCGAGCAGCTTTCCAGCGCCACGGATCAGATCTCCCAGGGGGCTACAGAAACGGCCAGCGCGGCGGTTCAGATTTCCGCCAGCGTGGAGGAAGTGGCCGGGCGGGCGGAAACGGTGGCCCGAACGGCCGGCCGGGCCGCTTCCCTGGCCGAAGACGGCGGCCGGAAGATGGATGAGGTTAGCCGCCAGATCCGTACCATGCATGATACCACACGCCAGGCGGTGGAACGGGTGGAGCGTTTTGCCCGGATGTCCGAGCAGATCGGGGAAATACTGGGCATTATCAGCAGCATTGCCGACCAGACCAACCTGCTGGCGTTGAACGCGGCCATTGAAGCCGCCCGGGCCGGGGAACACGGCCGGGGCTTTGCCGTGGTGGCCGAAGAGGTGCGCAAGCTGGCGGAGAGATCGGCCTCTTCAGCCGAGGAAATAGGCAACCTGGTGTCAGCCATCCGGGAAGAGATCAGCGAGGTCACTGCCCTGATGGAAGGATCGGCCCGGGAGGCGGACCGGGGCCTGGCGGTGGTTGAGGAGGCCGGCACCGCCTTTAAGGAAATTTTAAGTGCGGTGCAGGAAGTGGATTCCCAGGTGGCCGATGTAGCGACGGCTTCCCGGCAGGTGTCGGAGGCGGTACAAAATATCGCCGCCTCCACCGAAGAGCAAAGCGCCCTGCTGCAGGAAACCGCCAGCAGCATTGCCACCCTTTCCAGCATGGCCGAGAAGTTAAAGGCTATG containing:
- a CDS encoding protoglobin domain-containing protein, coding for MNVMADHEKSRQTQVQYLAISPEDLGIMAGYRDLFVREADRVVDYFYSHILQFPHLKEIIERHSNVDRLIQKNREAIMKMQKINDDNL
- a CDS encoding methyl-accepting chemotaxis protein; this translates as MVEKDAIGQLIGSFEQMRRNLAHLIGEVAEEARKASELAEQLSSATDQISQGATETASAAVQISASVEEVAGRAETVARTAGRAASLAEDGGRKMDEVSRQIRTMHDTTRQAVERVERFARMSEQIGEILGIISSIADQTNLLALNAAIEAARAGEHGRGFAVVAEEVRKLAERSASSAEEIGNLVSAIREEISEVTALMEGSAREADRGLAVVEEAGTAFKEILSAVQEVDSQVADVATASRQVSEAVQNIAASTEEQSALLQETASSIATLSSMAEKLKAMAARFTV